The following proteins come from a genomic window of Canis lupus dingo isolate Sandy chromosome 20, ASM325472v2, whole genome shotgun sequence:
- the ADAT3 gene encoding probable inactive tRNA-specific adenosine deaminase-like protein 3 — MDPAPGPVEQRGDEKTGSPEQEPERWQALPVLSEQQSQDVELVLAYAAPVLDKRQTSRLLKEVSAVHPLPAQPHLKRVRPSRDASRPHALEMLLCLAGPAAGTRSLAELLPQPAVDPRGLGQPFLVPVPARPPLTRGQFEEARAHWPTSFHEDRQVTRALAGRLFSAQERTVMQGHMEQAVWAARQAAARGLRAVGAVVVDPSSGRVLATGHDCSNAASPLLHATMVCIDLVAQGQGRGAYDLGPYPACSFVPAVTPQSVRVGSVRKLDEDGDMHDDSVPYVCTGYDLYITREPCAMCAMALVHSRVQRVFYGAPSPDGALGTRFRIHARPDLNHRFQVFRGVLEAQCRRLDPGA, encoded by the coding sequence ATGgaccccgccccgggccccgtgGAGCAGCGTGGGGACGAGAAGACCGGGAGCCCCGAGCAGGAGCCCGAGCGCTGGCAAGCCCTCCCGGTCCTGTCCGAGCAGCAGTCCCAGGACGTGGAGCTGGTGCTGGCCTACGCCGCACCCGTCCTCGACAAGCGCCAGACCTCGCGCCTCCTCAAGGAGGTGTCGGCCGTCCACCCGCTGCCCGCCCAGCCTCACCTCAAGAGGGTGCGGCCGAGCCGCGATGCCAGCCGCCCGCATGCGCTAGAGATGCTGCTGTGCCTGGCGGGGCCGGCCGCGGGCACCAGGTCGCTCGCCGAGCTGCTCCCGCAGCCGGCCGTGGACCCTCGGGGCCTGGGCCAGCCCTTCCTGGTGCCTGTGCCTGCCCGGCCGCCCCTGACCAGAGGCCAGTTTGAGGAGGCGCGGGCCCACTGGCCCACATCCTTCCACGAGGATCGGCAGGTGACACGTGCCTTGGCCGGGCGGCTCTTCTCGGCGCAGGAGCGGACAGTGATGCAGGGCCACATGGAGCAGGCCGTGTGGGCCGCTCGGCAGGCGGCTGCCAGGGGCCTGAGGGCGGTGGGGGCCGTGGTGGTGGACCCGTCCTCAGGCCGAGTGCTGGCCACGGGTCACGACTGCAGCAACGCGGCCAGCCCCCTGCTGCACGCCACCATGGTGTGCATTGACCTGgtggcccagggccagggccgcGGCGCCTATGACCTCGGCCCCTACCCCGCCTGCTCCTTCGTCCCAGCCGTTACTCCCCAGAGCGTCCGGGTGGGCTCCGTGCGCAAGCTGGACGAGGATGGGGACATGCATGACGACAGCGTCCCTTATGTGTGCACGGGCTACGACCTCTACATCACCCGCGAGCCCTGTGCCATGTGCGCCATGGCCCTGGTACACTCCCGGGTGCAGCGCGTTTTCTACGGGGCACCCTCGCCCGACGGTGCCCTGGGGACCCGCTTCCGCATCCACGCGCGGCCTGACCTCAACCACCGCTTCCAGGTGTTCCGTGGTGTCCTGGAGGCCCAGTGCCGCCGCCTGGACCCTGGCGCGTAG